A section of the Pimelobacter simplex genome encodes:
- a CDS encoding ABC transporter ATP-binding protein — MNAIRVSGLTKRYGELTAVDDVTLTVEEGEFVGVLGPNGAGKTTLLEMVEGLRRPDAGQVEVLGEPVWPRNPRLQPRVGVQLQASSFFERLTAREQIRTFASLYGVGGSVADEWLERVGLTDKADARVEDLSGGQAQRLSIACALVHDPEVVFLDEPTSALDPQARRNLWDLLSSLNDTGRTVVLTTHYMDEAEVLCDRVAVMDHGRILQVDSPAALVRGLDAPARITVAPGTLSAAEAAEIPGVAEASEGIDGLVLVTREPGPVLGVLAAGDHLDGVSVQTGTLEDVFLALTGREYRA; from the coding sequence GTGAACGCCATTCGGGTGAGCGGACTGACCAAGCGGTACGGCGAGCTGACGGCCGTCGACGACGTGACCCTCACCGTCGAGGAGGGCGAGTTCGTCGGGGTCCTCGGCCCCAACGGAGCGGGCAAGACGACGCTCCTGGAGATGGTCGAGGGCCTGCGCCGTCCCGACGCCGGTCAGGTCGAGGTGCTCGGCGAGCCGGTGTGGCCGCGCAACCCGCGGCTGCAGCCGCGGGTCGGCGTGCAGCTCCAGGCGTCGTCGTTCTTCGAGCGGCTCACCGCGCGCGAGCAGATCCGCACCTTCGCCAGCCTGTACGGCGTGGGCGGGTCCGTCGCCGACGAGTGGCTCGAGCGCGTGGGGCTCACCGACAAGGCCGACGCCCGCGTGGAGGACCTGTCCGGCGGCCAGGCGCAGCGGCTCTCCATCGCCTGCGCGCTGGTGCACGACCCCGAGGTGGTCTTCCTCGACGAGCCGACCTCCGCGCTCGACCCCCAGGCCCGCCGCAACCTGTGGGACCTGCTGTCCTCGCTCAACGACACCGGGCGCACCGTCGTCCTGACCACGCACTACATGGACGAGGCCGAGGTGCTCTGCGACCGGGTCGCGGTGATGGACCACGGCCGGATCCTCCAGGTCGACAGCCCCGCCGCGCTGGTACGGGGACTCGACGCCCCTGCCCGGATCACCGTCGCCCCGGGGACGCTCAGCGCCGCCGAGGCGGCCGAGATCCCCGGGGTGGCCGAGGCCTCCGAGGGCATCGACGGCCTGGTGCTGGTGACCCGCGAACCGGGACCGGTGCTCGGCGTCCTCGCCGCGGGCGACCACCTCGACGGGGTGAGCGTCCAGACCGGCACGCTCGAGGACGTCTTCCTCGCCCTGACCGGACGGGAGTACCGGGCATGA
- a CDS encoding NAD-glutamate dehydrogenase, giving the protein MTTLPSSAAHSDRDRIFEQAAAAAAPAKGSGGPPREALPALLPAYYRHVATEELESRTDVDVYGALASHHHLALEREPGAAKVRVFTPTVAEHGWSAAGHSVVEVVVDDMPFLVDSLTMELSRQLHDVRAVIHPTFDVRRDERGRLVEAEPVASGSTAPVEGTIRESWMHIEIPRLSGEGADAPERVADACRRVLGDVRASVVDWPQMQERVAETVASLASDPPPLPPEEVRQAGELLAWLADEHFTFLGYREYVLDRVALDGEPEDDVLRPVPGTGLGILREHPAEKDTSIAFSRLPDAVKAKAREKTVLVLAKANSRSTVHRPAYLDYVGVKTFGPDGEVVGERRFLGLLSSAAYTESLLRIPLLREKADEVLLRSGYDARSHDGAALLDTLETYPRDELFHTPVDELGPIVEAAMQARERRAVRLFIRRDTYARYLSVLVYLPRDRYNTGIRHKFVQILTEQIGKGRIGPDSVEFNVSINESTTARVHFVVHLPKGELIPDDIDTADLERRLIDASRSWQEDFVQAVIAEYGEESGALLGRRYLDAFPEAYKEDFSARTAAVDLARIEGIPGDDGRDQSLYAEVDAADGEARLKMFRVGEPLSLSAVLPMLASMGVEVVDERPYTLNGLGRLTHIYDFGLRYDGPLPDHARELFADTLRAMWDGFTETDGFNRLVLAARLTWRQAMLLRAYARYMKQGNSPFAVDSIEQALVDNVDLARLLVELFETRFDPAVGADREGRESVLVDQVRTALDGVVSLDHDRILRSYLTHIQATLRTNYFQHTGEPATPKPYLSLKLEPSAIPDLPEPRPKYEIFVYSPRVEGVHLRFGSVARGGLRWSDRRDDFRTEVLGLVKAQMVKNTVIVPVGAKGGFYAKQLPDSSDREAWLAEGVACYQTFIRGLLDVTDNLVAGATVPPADVVRHDGDDSYLVVAADKGTATFSDIANGVAADYGFWLGDAFASGGSVGYDHKAMGITAKGAWVSVRRHFREMGVDCQNEDFTVVGIGDMSGDVFGNGMLCSEHTRLVAAFDHRDIFIDPEPDAAASFAERQRLFALPRSSWQDYDKSLISAGGGIFSRRAKSIPLNAEIRAALGIAGHVEHMTPAELMRAILLAPVDLLWNGGIGTYVKASTETHAEAGDKSNDTIRVDGGQLRVRCVGEGGNLGFTQRGRIEYARDGGRINTDFIDNSAGVDTSDHEVNLKVLLDRVVADGDLTGKQRNELLASMTDEVAELVLRDNYEQNLALANAAKNAVSLLHVHEQWMRDLESQGLLDRELEALPPTREVKRRIEAGDTLSQPELAVLMAYTKIVLAEELLASDLPEDPYLTLDLQSYFPAPVQNGFLDQIGEHPLRREIIVTQVVNDLVNGAGMTYWPRLAGETGASAAELTRANFVAREIFGSLDLRQELEQYDNVLDAAVQTRMRVEMRTLVERASRWLVTNRRPPLDSQGNVEFFAAHVQEAMLELPRLLTGAELAAYENRRRSLESQQVPEDLAARVASFDVAYTLLNIVEIADQAELEPAEVARVHFALGERLGLSVLQQRIVALPRDDQWQTMARAALRDDLYAVHAQLTAEVLAATSAVEDDDPLAAAARRVAAWEAEAGGVVDKAIGALTAVCGDEPADLAKVSVGLRVVRGLLT; this is encoded by the coding sequence ATGACGACGCTGCCTTCCTCTGCTGCCCATTCCGACCGAGACCGCATCTTCGAGCAGGCCGCTGCCGCGGCCGCGCCGGCCAAGGGGAGCGGAGGGCCGCCACGCGAGGCGTTGCCCGCGCTGCTCCCGGCGTACTACCGCCACGTGGCCACCGAAGAGCTCGAGAGCCGTACGGACGTCGACGTCTACGGTGCCCTCGCCTCCCACCACCACCTCGCGCTCGAGCGCGAGCCCGGTGCCGCCAAGGTGCGGGTGTTCACGCCGACGGTCGCCGAGCACGGCTGGTCCGCGGCGGGCCACTCCGTGGTCGAGGTCGTCGTCGACGACATGCCGTTCCTGGTCGACTCGCTGACCATGGAGCTCTCCCGCCAGCTCCACGACGTGCGCGCGGTCATCCACCCCACCTTCGACGTACGACGCGACGAGCGCGGCCGCCTCGTCGAGGCCGAGCCGGTCGCCTCGGGCTCGACCGCCCCGGTCGAGGGCACGATCCGCGAGTCCTGGATGCACATCGAGATCCCGCGGCTCAGCGGTGAGGGCGCCGACGCCCCCGAGCGCGTCGCCGACGCGTGCCGCCGGGTGCTGGGCGACGTCCGGGCGTCGGTGGTCGACTGGCCGCAGATGCAGGAGCGGGTCGCCGAGACCGTCGCCTCCCTGGCCTCCGACCCGCCGCCGCTGCCGCCCGAGGAGGTCCGCCAGGCTGGTGAGCTGCTGGCCTGGCTGGCCGACGAGCACTTCACCTTCCTCGGCTACCGCGAGTACGTCCTCGATCGGGTCGCCCTCGACGGCGAGCCCGAGGACGACGTGCTGCGCCCCGTCCCGGGCACCGGCCTGGGCATCCTGCGCGAGCACCCGGCCGAGAAGGACACCTCGATCGCCTTCAGCCGGCTGCCCGACGCGGTCAAGGCCAAGGCGCGCGAGAAGACCGTGCTGGTGCTGGCCAAGGCCAACTCCCGCTCCACCGTGCACCGCCCGGCGTACCTCGACTACGTGGGCGTCAAGACGTTCGGCCCCGACGGCGAGGTGGTCGGCGAGCGCCGCTTCCTCGGCCTGCTCTCCAGCGCCGCCTACACCGAGTCGCTGCTCCGCATCCCGCTGCTGCGCGAGAAGGCCGACGAGGTCCTCCTCCGCAGCGGGTACGACGCCCGCAGCCACGACGGCGCCGCGCTGCTCGACACCCTCGAGACCTATCCGCGCGACGAGCTGTTCCACACGCCGGTCGACGAGCTCGGCCCGATCGTCGAGGCCGCCATGCAGGCCCGCGAGCGCCGCGCGGTGCGGCTGTTCATCCGCCGCGACACCTACGCGCGCTACCTCTCGGTGCTCGTCTACCTGCCGCGCGACCGCTACAACACGGGGATCCGGCACAAGTTCGTGCAGATCCTGACCGAGCAGATCGGCAAGGGCCGGATCGGTCCCGACTCGGTCGAGTTCAACGTCAGTATCAACGAGTCGACGACGGCGCGCGTGCACTTCGTCGTCCACCTGCCCAAGGGCGAGCTGATCCCCGACGACATCGACACCGCCGACCTCGAGCGGCGCCTGATCGACGCCTCGCGCTCCTGGCAGGAGGACTTCGTCCAGGCCGTCATCGCCGAGTACGGCGAGGAGTCCGGCGCCCTGCTCGGCCGGCGCTACCTCGATGCCTTCCCCGAGGCCTACAAGGAGGACTTCAGCGCCCGCACGGCCGCGGTCGACCTCGCCCGGATCGAGGGCATCCCCGGCGACGACGGGCGCGACCAGTCGCTCTACGCCGAGGTCGACGCGGCCGACGGCGAGGCCCGGCTCAAGATGTTCCGCGTCGGTGAGCCGCTCTCGCTGAGCGCGGTGCTGCCGATGCTGGCCTCGATGGGGGTCGAGGTCGTCGACGAGCGTCCCTACACGCTCAACGGCCTGGGCCGGCTGACCCACATCTACGACTTCGGCCTGCGCTACGACGGCCCGCTGCCCGACCACGCCCGCGAGCTGTTCGCCGACACGCTCCGCGCGATGTGGGACGGCTTCACCGAGACCGACGGCTTCAACCGCCTCGTCCTCGCGGCGCGGCTGACCTGGCGCCAGGCGATGCTGCTGCGCGCCTACGCGCGCTACATGAAGCAGGGCAACAGCCCGTTCGCGGTCGACTCCATCGAGCAGGCGCTGGTCGACAACGTCGACCTGGCCCGGCTGCTCGTCGAGCTCTTCGAGACCCGCTTCGACCCGGCCGTCGGTGCCGACCGCGAGGGGCGCGAGAGCGTCCTCGTCGACCAGGTCCGTACGGCGCTCGACGGCGTGGTCAGCCTCGACCACGACCGGATCCTGCGCTCCTACCTCACCCACATCCAGGCGACGCTGCGCACGAACTACTTCCAGCACACGGGCGAGCCGGCCACCCCCAAGCCGTACCTCTCGCTCAAGCTCGAGCCCTCGGCGATCCCCGACCTGCCCGAGCCGCGGCCGAAGTACGAGATCTTCGTCTACTCGCCGCGGGTCGAGGGGGTGCACCTGCGCTTCGGCAGCGTCGCGCGCGGCGGCCTGCGCTGGTCCGACCGGCGCGACGACTTCCGTACCGAGGTGCTCGGCCTGGTCAAGGCCCAGATGGTCAAGAACACCGTGATCGTCCCGGTCGGCGCCAAGGGTGGCTTCTACGCCAAGCAGCTGCCCGACTCCTCCGACCGCGAGGCGTGGCTGGCCGAGGGCGTGGCCTGCTACCAGACGTTCATCCGCGGGCTGCTCGACGTCACCGACAACCTGGTCGCGGGCGCGACGGTGCCGCCGGCGGACGTCGTCCGCCACGACGGGGACGACTCCTACCTCGTGGTCGCCGCCGACAAGGGCACCGCGACGTTCTCCGACATCGCCAACGGCGTCGCGGCGGACTACGGCTTCTGGCTGGGCGACGCGTTCGCCAGCGGCGGCTCGGTCGGCTACGACCACAAGGCGATGGGCATCACCGCCAAGGGCGCCTGGGTCTCGGTACGACGGCACTTCCGCGAGATGGGCGTCGACTGCCAGAACGAGGACTTCACCGTCGTCGGCATCGGCGACATGTCGGGCGACGTCTTCGGCAACGGCATGCTCTGCTCCGAGCACACCAGGCTGGTGGCGGCCTTCGACCACCGCGACATCTTCATCGACCCCGAGCCCGACGCGGCGGCGTCCTTCGCCGAGCGGCAGCGGCTCTTCGCGCTGCCCCGGTCGAGCTGGCAGGACTACGACAAGAGCCTGATCTCGGCGGGCGGCGGCATCTTCTCGCGCCGCGCGAAGTCGATCCCGCTCAACGCCGAGATCCGCGCCGCGCTAGGGATCGCCGGCCACGTCGAGCACATGACGCCGGCCGAGCTGATGCGGGCGATCCTGCTGGCGCCGGTCGACCTGCTCTGGAACGGCGGTATCGGCACCTACGTCAAGGCCTCCACCGAGACCCACGCCGAGGCGGGGGACAAGTCCAACGACACGATCCGCGTCGACGGAGGTCAGCTGCGGGTGCGCTGCGTGGGCGAGGGCGGCAACCTGGGCTTCACCCAGCGTGGCCGGATCGAGTACGCCCGTGACGGCGGCCGGATCAACACCGACTTCATCGACAACTCCGCCGGTGTGGACACCTCCGACCACGAGGTCAACCTCAAGGTGCTCCTCGACCGGGTGGTGGCCGACGGCGACCTGACCGGCAAGCAGCGCAACGAGCTGCTCGCCTCGATGACCGACGAGGTCGCCGAGCTCGTGCTGCGCGACAACTACGAGCAGAACCTGGCGCTGGCCAACGCGGCCAAGAACGCCGTCTCGCTGCTCCACGTCCACGAGCAGTGGATGCGCGACCTGGAGTCCCAGGGCCTGCTCGACCGCGAGCTCGAGGCGCTGCCGCCGACCCGCGAGGTGAAGCGGCGCATCGAGGCCGGCGACACCCTCAGCCAGCCCGAGCTGGCGGTGCTCATGGCCTACACCAAGATCGTGCTGGCCGAGGAGCTGCTCGCCTCCGACCTGCCCGAGGATCCCTACCTGACGCTCGACCTGCAGTCGTACTTCCCGGCGCCGGTCCAGAACGGCTTCCTCGACCAGATCGGCGAGCACCCGCTGCGGCGCGAGATCATCGTGACCCAGGTCGTCAACGACCTGGTCAACGGGGCCGGCATGACCTACTGGCCGCGCCTGGCCGGCGAGACCGGGGCGAGCGCCGCCGAGCTGACCCGGGCCAACTTCGTCGCCCGCGAGATCTTCGGCTCGCTCGACCTGCGCCAGGAGCTGGAGCAGTACGACAACGTGCTCGACGCGGCGGTGCAGACCCGGATGCGGGTCGAGATGCGCACGCTCGTCGAGCGGGCCTCGCGCTGGCTGGTGACCAACCGGCGGCCCCCGCTCGACAGCCAGGGCAATGTCGAGTTCTTCGCCGCCCACGTGCAGGAGGCGATGCTCGAGCTGCCGCGGCTGCTCACCGGCGCCGAGCTGGCGGCGTACGAGAACCGGCGCCGGTCGCTGGAGAGCCAGCAGGTGCCCGAGGACCTCGCCGCCCGGGTGGCGTCGTTCGACGTCGCCTACACGCTGCTCAACATCGTCGAGATCGCCGACCAGGCCGAGCTCGAGCCGGCCGAGGTGGCGCGCGTCCACTTCGCGCTGGGGGAGCGGCTCGGCCTGTCGGTGCTGCAGCAGCGGATCGTGGCGCTCCCGCGCGACGACCAGTGGCAGACGATGGCGCGGGCCGCCCTGCGCGACGACCTCTACGCCGTCCACGCCCAGCTCACCGCCGAGGTCCTCGCCGCCACGAGCGCGGTCGAGGACGACGACCCGCTCGCCGCCGCGGCCCGCCGGGTGGCGGCGTGGGAGGCCGAGGCCGGCGGGGTCGTCGACAAGGCGATCGGTGCCCTCACGGCGGTCTGCGGCGACGAGCCGGCCGACCTCGCGAAGGTGTCGGTGGGCCTGCGGGTCGTGCGAGGTCTGCTCACCTGA
- a CDS encoding DUF2505 domain-containing protein: MRYSRELAYDAAPDEVFAMLADPAFREKVAAAQQVVSVAVTATPAGTGLHLVIDQVQNTAGLPAIAKKIAGDTTQAVVREEWSGPASGTIEITAPGKPTRAAGTVTLVADGASTKHVVDLEVTVKVPLVGGKLEKLMTDNIDAGLSVEHSVGVAWLKGDR; this comes from the coding sequence ATGCGATACAGCCGTGAGCTGGCCTACGACGCCGCGCCCGACGAGGTCTTCGCGATGCTCGCCGACCCCGCCTTCCGCGAGAAGGTCGCCGCCGCCCAGCAGGTGGTCTCGGTCGCGGTCACGGCGACCCCCGCAGGAACCGGCCTCCACCTGGTCATCGACCAGGTCCAGAACACTGCCGGCCTGCCCGCCATCGCCAAGAAGATCGCCGGCGACACCACCCAGGCAGTGGTCCGGGAGGAGTGGTCCGGCCCCGCATCTGGGACGATCGAGATCACTGCTCCGGGCAAGCCGACCCGAGCCGCCGGCACGGTCACCCTGGTGGCCGACGGCGCCTCGACGAAGCATGTCGTCGACCTCGAGGTCACCGTCAAGGTGCCCCTGGTCGGCGGCAAGCTGGAGAAGCTGATGACCGACAACATCGACGCCGGCCTGTCCGTGGAGCACTCCGTGGGCGTGGCCTGGTTGAAGGGAGACCGCTGA